A portion of the Aquicoccus sp. G2-2 genome contains these proteins:
- the dmdD gene encoding methylthioacryloyl-CoA hydratase (part of the dimethylsulfoniopropionate catabolism pathway) produces the protein MNDVVNPDTYERLTISERDNGLYVVTLNRPEKRNALDVVTIEELIRFFSGARLAGVKAVLLEGAGDHFCAGLDLVEHWKADRSADDFMHVCLRWHEAFNKMEYGGVPIIAALKGAVVGGGLELASAAHVRVIDPGTYFALPEGQRGIFTGGGATIRVSDMIGKYRMIDMILTGRVYQGQEAVELGLAQYITEEGGSFAKAMELADKVAQNLPLTNFAICSAVSHMNNMSGMDAAYAEAFVGGIVNTQPAARERLEAFANKTAARVRPNS, from the coding sequence ATGAATGACGTCGTGAACCCCGACACCTACGAACGCCTCACGATTTCCGAGCGTGACAACGGACTCTATGTCGTGACGCTGAACCGCCCGGAAAAGCGCAACGCGCTGGATGTGGTCACCATCGAGGAACTGATCCGCTTTTTCAGCGGCGCGCGGCTGGCGGGCGTCAAGGCGGTGTTGCTGGAAGGCGCGGGCGATCACTTCTGCGCGGGTCTCGATCTGGTCGAGCATTGGAAGGCCGACCGCAGCGCCGATGATTTCATGCATGTCTGCCTGCGCTGGCACGAGGCCTTCAACAAAATGGAATATGGCGGCGTGCCGATCATTGCCGCGCTTAAGGGGGCGGTTGTGGGCGGTGGCCTGGAACTGGCCAGCGCCGCCCATGTGCGCGTGATCGACCCCGGCACCTATTTCGCCCTGCCCGAAGGCCAACGCGGCATTTTCACCGGTGGCGGTGCGACGATCCGGGTGTCTGACATGATCGGCAAGTACCGCATGATCGACATGATCCTGACGGGCCGTGTCTATCAGGGGCAAGAGGCGGTCGAACTGGGGCTGGCACAATACATCACCGAGGAGGGTGGCAGCTTTGCCAAGGCGATGGAGCTGGCGGACAAGGTAGCGCAGAATTTGCCGCTGACGAACTTTGCGATCTGTTCCGCCGTGAGCCACATGAACAACATGTCCGGCATGGACGCCGCCTATGCCGAGGCCTTCGTGGGCGGCATCGTCAACACCCAGCCCGCTGCGCGCGAGCGTCTCGAAGCTTTCGCCAACAAGACCGCCGCCCGCGTGCGGCCCAACAGCTAA
- a CDS encoding acyl-CoA dehydrogenase produces the protein MSYQPPVQDLMFCIQDLSHWERVSALEEYSECELQDISAALEGYARFCAEQIVPVSQVGDTLGARFDNGRVIMPEGHAEAYAQFVEMGWQALTHPVEYGGIGLPRAVGAAAVEMLNAADMSFGLCPLLTDGAIEALLLTGSDAQKATYLEPLIAGRWSGTMNLTEPQAGSDLGRVATKAMRRDDGTYGITGTKIFITYGAHDLTENIIHLVLAGTPDVPSGPKGLSLFIVPQKLVEPDGTPGAGNAVNCVSIEHKLGVRASPTAVVEYDDATGFLVGEENSGLEYMFIMMNAARFSVGVQGIATSERVYQRALAYARERVQSRPVNGQSKDAVAIIDHPDVRRMLMRMRSLTEGGRAMAMATAGLLDIAHHQDDPEALALAEFMVPLVKSYCTERAVEAASLGVQIHGGMGFIEETGAAQHYRDARILPIYEGTTAIQANDLVGRKVMRDGGETARRFAARTAETEAALAKGDATAQAIGTRLAITCGAFEGALDWMLETSRKDIDAAFARSVPFLMLTGTLAAGWQHAKGALVAQTACDAGQDSAFMTGKIATALFYAQHILPECATEQTRILHGAQSLLDAAFTD, from the coding sequence ATGTCCTATCAGCCGCCCGTGCAGGATTTGATGTTCTGCATCCAAGACCTCTCCCATTGGGAACGCGTGTCCGCGCTGGAGGAGTATTCCGAATGCGAACTGCAGGACATAAGCGCCGCGCTGGAGGGCTATGCCCGGTTCTGCGCCGAACAGATCGTGCCAGTGTCTCAAGTCGGGGACACGCTGGGGGCGCGGTTCGACAATGGTCGCGTGATCATGCCCGAAGGCCACGCGGAGGCCTATGCCCAGTTCGTCGAAATGGGTTGGCAGGCGTTGACCCATCCGGTGGAGTATGGCGGCATCGGGCTGCCGCGGGCCGTCGGCGCCGCGGCGGTGGAGATGCTGAATGCCGCCGATATGAGCTTTGGCCTCTGTCCGCTTCTGACCGATGGCGCGATTGAGGCGCTGCTGCTGACCGGCTCGGACGCACAGAAAGCCACCTATCTGGAGCCGCTGATCGCAGGGCGCTGGTCCGGCACGATGAACCTGACCGAACCGCAGGCGGGCAGCGATCTGGGCCGGGTGGCAACCAAGGCCATGCGGCGCGACGATGGCACCTATGGCATCACCGGCACGAAGATTTTCATCACCTATGGTGCCCATGATCTGACCGAGAACATCATCCACCTCGTGCTGGCAGGCACACCTGATGTGCCATCCGGGCCGAAGGGGCTGAGCCTGTTCATCGTGCCGCAGAAGTTGGTGGAACCGGATGGGACGCCGGGGGCCGGGAACGCGGTCAACTGTGTGAGCATCGAACACAAACTGGGCGTGCGCGCCAGCCCGACGGCTGTGGTGGAGTACGACGATGCCACCGGGTTCCTGGTCGGCGAGGAGAACAGCGGCCTCGAATACATGTTCATCATGATGAACGCCGCTCGGTTCTCAGTCGGGGTGCAGGGCATCGCCACGTCCGAGCGGGTCTATCAACGGGCGCTGGCCTATGCGCGCGAGCGGGTGCAAAGCCGACCGGTGAACGGTCAGAGCAAGGACGCCGTCGCGATCATCGACCACCCGGATGTCCGCCGCATGCTGATGCGGATGCGCAGCCTGACCGAAGGCGGACGGGCGATGGCGATGGCGACCGCCGGGCTCTTAGACATCGCCCACCATCAGGATGATCCCGAAGCGCTTGCGCTGGCCGAATTCATGGTCCCGCTGGTCAAGAGCTATTGCACCGAACGCGCGGTCGAGGCCGCCTCGCTGGGTGTGCAGATTCATGGCGGCATGGGCTTCATCGAAGAAACCGGCGCCGCGCAGCACTATCGCGATGCCCGCATTCTGCCGATCTACGAGGGCACCACGGCCATTCAGGCCAACGACCTTGTGGGGCGCAAGGTGATGCGCGACGGGGGCGAGACCGCCCGCCGGTTCGCAGCCCGGACAGCGGAAACCGAAGCGGCGCTGGCCAAGGGGGATGCCACCGCGCAAGCGATCGGCACGCGGCTCGCAATCACGTGCGGCGCGTTCGAAGGCGCGCTGGACTGGATGCTGGAGACCAGCCGCAAGGATATCGATGCGGCCTTCGCGCGCTCTGTTCCCTTCCTGATGCTGACCGGCACATTGGCGGCAGGGTGGCAACACGCCAAGGGTGCTCTGGTGGCGCAAACCGCGTGCGACGCCGGGCAGGACAGCGCGTTCATGACCGGGAAAATCGCCACCGCCCTGTTCTATGCCCAGCACATCCTGCCCGAATGCGCCACCGAACAAACCCGCATCCTGCACGGCGCACAAAGCCTGCTCGATGCGGCTTTCACCGATTGA
- a CDS encoding AMP-binding protein: MRHHFEAIQKTLANHVPLSPLSFLRRAESLHGARTAVIYGDIRRSWAETAARIRAVAGGLVGLGVQKGDTVTVLSPNVPELFELHFALPLTGAVLNTLNTRLEPETIAYILDHADTKLVIVDRELVPLLSQAFGLLGRSLPVVENADLIAPGETLGGPTYDSLLASAPMPIALPDDEWNAIALNYTSGTSGRPKGVAYHHRGAYLMALGTGTAWQVPPYPTYLSVVPMFHCNGWGHPWLMAMLGGTMVFTRVPAADRILDAIRTHGVTHFGAAPIVLQMLAEAESGTAPFVPAIRVLTAGAPPPPSVLEKTRVMGFDVMQVYGLTETYGHISQCLWQEDWDNLTPAEQSELQSQQGIAFPMVEEVAVIDRASGAPVPPDGTTQGEIAIRGNTVMAGYYKDAEATAAAFADGWFWSGDGAVMHENAYIQIRDRLKDVIISGGENISSVEVEAVLYRHEAVQAAAVVAMPHEKWGEVPCAFVELRDGSEVSAEGLIGFCRTHLAGFKAPKAVIFEPLPKTSTGKIQKFQLRNRAKDLE, encoded by the coding sequence ATGCGTCACCATTTTGAGGCTATTCAGAAGACACTGGCCAACCATGTGCCCCTGTCGCCACTGTCCTTCCTGCGCCGCGCCGAGAGTTTGCACGGCGCGCGCACGGCGGTGATCTATGGTGATATCCGGCGTAGCTGGGCCGAAACCGCCGCCCGCATTCGCGCGGTGGCCGGGGGGCTTGTGGGGCTTGGCGTGCAAAAAGGCGATACCGTCACGGTGCTGAGCCCGAATGTCCCCGAGCTGTTTGAGCTGCATTTTGCGCTGCCACTGACCGGCGCGGTGCTGAACACGCTCAACACCCGGCTGGAACCCGAGACCATCGCCTATATCCTCGACCACGCGGATACCAAGCTGGTGATCGTGGATCGGGAACTGGTGCCGTTGCTGTCACAGGCCTTCGGCCTGCTGGGGCGCAGCCTGCCGGTGGTAGAAAACGCCGACCTGATTGCGCCGGGCGAAACCCTTGGCGGCCCGACCTATGACAGCCTGCTGGCCAGCGCACCCATGCCGATCGCCCTACCGGATGATGAATGGAACGCGATTGCGCTGAATTACACCTCCGGCACCTCCGGGCGTCCCAAGGGCGTCGCCTATCACCATCGCGGCGCTTACCTGATGGCGCTTGGCACCGGAACCGCGTGGCAGGTGCCGCCCTATCCTACTTATCTGTCAGTAGTCCCGATGTTCCACTGCAACGGCTGGGGGCATCCCTGGCTGATGGCCATGCTCGGGGGGACGATGGTCTTCACCCGTGTTCCGGCAGCGGACCGCATTCTGGACGCGATCCGAACCCATGGCGTGACCCACTTCGGCGCAGCGCCCATCGTCTTGCAGATGTTGGCCGAAGCGGAGAGCGGCACCGCGCCCTTCGTTCCGGCGATCCGCGTCCTGACCGCAGGCGCTCCACCGCCACCCTCGGTTCTGGAAAAGACCCGAGTCATGGGGTTCGATGTCATGCAGGTCTATGGCCTGACGGAAACCTACGGCCATATCTCGCAGTGTCTGTGGCAAGAGGACTGGGACAATCTCACCCCCGCGGAGCAATCCGAATTGCAGTCGCAACAGGGCATTGCCTTCCCCATGGTCGAAGAGGTCGCCGTGATCGACCGCGCCAGCGGCGCGCCTGTCCCGCCCGATGGTACCACGCAAGGAGAAATCGCCATTCGCGGCAATACGGTCATGGCGGGCTATTACAAGGATGCCGAGGCCACCGCAGCAGCCTTTGCGGATGGCTGGTTCTGGTCCGGCGATGGCGCTGTCATGCACGAAAACGCCTATATCCAGATCCGCGACCGCCTCAAGGACGTCATCATCTCGGGCGGAGAGAACATATCCTCGGTCGAGGTCGAGGCCGTGCTTTACCGGCATGAGGCTGTGCAAGCCGCCGCCGTGGTTGCCATGCCGCACGAAAAATGGGGCGAAGTCCCCTGCGCCTTTGTCGAATTGCGCGACGGGTCCGAGGTCTCTGCGGAGGGCCTCATCGGTTTTTGCCGCACGCATCTGGCCGGCTTCAAAGCCCCCAAGGCTGTCATATTCGAACCCCTCCCTAAAACATCCACCGGCAAGATCCAGAAGTTCCAGCTTCGCAATCGCGCCAAAGACTTGGAGTAA